The DNA segment GGCGAAACCGAGAGCGAGGAACTCCCGGAGAAAGCCAGGAACAACGTCGAGCGGGCGATCGAGATAGCGCTCGAAGCCGCCGTGAAACTGTAACGCGAGGTCCCGTCGTGAGACTGCCGACAGTGTGAGGCCCGCGCGACGCGGAACAGGGCCGCGGATTTTTTGTCTCTGTGGGTGGATCGAACGGTAAGCTATGCTTGGCCCGGCCGAACGCGTGCGAGGGCTCCGGAAGCAACTCTCCAGACGGTTCCACGGGCAGGTCCGGGCGTTTCGCCGCTGGATCGAGAACACCCGCAACCTGGTACACCTCTCGGTGCTCGTCGCGCTGCCGCTGTTGCTGGGAGCCGTGACGGCGCTGTCGAACGCGATCGACCTCCTGCCGTTTCTCCTGTTCCCGCCGCTAGCGTCGGGGTCGTACACCCTCTTTGCCAACCCCGAGAGTCGCTACGCCTCGCCGCGGCGGTTCGTCGCTGGCCTCACCGCGGGCGCGTTCTCGGGCTGGATCGCCCTGGAACTCGCGCTTCGATTCTGGTATCAGCCCCAGCCCCAGACACTGGCTGCCGATCCCGGTGCCGTCGCACTCGGACTGCTTTTGACCGGTGTCGTCACCTGGGGGCTCGACATCGAAGAGGCGTCGGCGTTCGCAACGGCTCTTTTGGTGCACGTCACCGGCGCGAATCAGTTCGCGTATGTCCTCAGCGTTGCGGCGTCGAGTACTCTGGTGGCCGGCGCGTTCGTCCTCTGGCGGGACACGGTCTACGAACAGCGAGCGAACATCCTCTACGAGTCGACCCGGGGCGACGATCACGTGCTGGTCCCGACCGGCGGCCCCCACGAGGACGCGACCGCGATGCTGGGTGCGCGGCTCGCGGCCGCCCACGACGCGGGGAAGGTCGTCCTCTGTGATATCGTCGAAGACGAGGACATCGCCGCTCAGGAGCAGGCGCTGCTCGACGGGCACGGGGCTCGAACTGACGAGGAGAGCGACGTGCTCGTCCCGCAAGCCGACTCGGCCGGCGTCCAGCCGGGCGACGTACACCAGAACTGGGCCGATTTCGAGCGCGAACCACCCGATCACAGCGAGGGGGTGGACGCCGGCGATATCAGCCAGGACTGGGACGCCTACGACGAACGAGCGATCCGGGACCGTGCCAGAGATCGGGCCGTGGCGTCGTCGGCGACTGCACTGGAGGCCCGTGCCGAACGCATCGAGACGGTCGTCGGCGTCCCCTGTGAGGTCGTCGTCGCGGCCGGCAGCGGATCCCGTGCCCGGACGATCGCCAGGACGGCCAAAGAGACCGGCTGTGATCTGATAACGGTCCCCTATCGGACCGGGAACGATGGCCCCGCCCCGCATATCCGCGAACTGTTCCGGGGCGACATCGACGTGCTCGTCCACCAGTCCTACGACGGGCGGGCCCGGTGGTCGCGGGTCCTGGTGCCGGTGCGACAGGCCAGCGACGTCTCTCATGCCATGATCGACTTCGCGACGCGACTGACCGGCGGCACAGTCAGCGTGTGCCACTGTATCGACGCCGAACGCGAGCGTCGCGACGCCGAGGAGATGCTCGCGAACCTCGCCGAAACCGCGGACGGCCGCGTCGAGACGCGAGTCGCTCGCGCCGATATCGCGTCATTCCTCGAAGCAAACGCCAGCCAGTTCGACCTGATCGTGCTGGGATCGAGCCGGGACCGGAGCACCGCCTCGCGGTTCCTCTCGCCGCCGACGTACGAGCGGCTCGGGGATCTCGAATCGGACATCGCGATTCTCGACCGGAACTATTGAACACCGTCAGTGTCTGCTCGTGACCTACTGTCAGTGTCGGACCGTGACCCGCCGTCAGTGTCGGACGAAGATTCGTCCTCGGCGATCTCTTCGACATCCGCGCCCGAAGTGCCGAGGATCCGATCGGCGACCGACTCGACTTCGGCCCGACCCAGCGCCGACTGGACGAGCAAGTGTCCGCCGATGAGAGCCGGGCTGATGACGGTGTCAGCGCCGGCGCGCCGGAGTTTGTCGATGTTCTGTCGATCGGTCGCCGCCGCGACGATCCGGATGTCAGGGTTGAGCTCGCGGGCAGTTAAGATCGCCAGCGCGTCCTCGGCGTCGTTGTTGGTCGCGGCCAGCGCGCCCGCCGCGCGTTCGATCCCGGCGTCGAGCAACGGCTGTTCGTCGCTCGGATCGCCCGTCAGGACGGTCACGTCGCGACTCCGTAGCGACGACGCCCGGTCCGTGTCCGGTGTAACGACAATGTAGGAGCTATCGGCCGTCGTCAGTTCTTCGAGAATCGGTTCAGTCAGTTCGCCGTACCCCATGACGATGATGTGATTGTCGAGCATATTGAGTTGGGCCTCCGAAACCTGGCCGAGCGCGGCGGCAAACCGGGCTTCGAGCGCCGGGCCCAGTAGCGTCCCGGCGGCGGCGCCGAAGCTGGCGACGCCGAGCACGAGCACGGACATGCTGAACAGTTGGCCGATCTGCGTGGCGGCCGTGATGTCGCCGTAGCCGACCGTCGAGGCTGTCACGAGCGTGAAGTAGAACGCGTCCAGCGCCGTGTTCACGGCCGGGAAGTGCTCGCGCAGTGCGTAGGTCCCGACAGTGCCGTAGATCTGTGCGCCGACCAGCGCCGCCAGCGCCGCCATCTGAGCCGTCGAGAGCGACCACGAGTTCGTATACTGGTCCCGGCTGACCACAACCAGCGGGATCGACACCAGCGAGAGGGCGATCAGCGGCGTTGAGGTCGGCACCGGGACGCCGACCAGCGGCAACGTGAGCACGCCAGCCTGGACGAATCCCTGCAGCGCGGTGACCGGCAACAAAATCAGCGTCGAGTACCAGGCCGCACGCAGGCGTTTCCGGAGGCCATAGGCGCTGACCAGCATGAGAAAACCGGTCAGCGCGCCGGTGAATCCGGCGAGACGCTGGACCGATTCCGGGACGTAGACACCCAGCAAGACGAGTTCCTGGGAAGCGATATTGATGACCCCGACCGCAAACGAGAGGGCCGCGACGACCGTCACCAGCCAGACGGTCGTCCGTGCCCTCGGTCGCCAGACCATACCGCACTGTCGGCCGGGGAACGGTATAAACGTCACCGTCCAGGTCGCGATGCGATCGAACGGTGAAAACAGCGGATCAGCGGGAATTTGAGGGGGCGAGCCGGACTACTTGACGCCCTCGACTTCGAGCCAGGGGACCTCGACGAGCGCCGGGATGTGCGTCTCGATGTGGTGTTCCCAGACGCCTTCCTCGCCGAACGCTTCGCCGTGGTCGGCCGTGACGACGACGTCTCCATCAAGGTCCTCGACGAGATCGACGACCGACTCCATCGCGATCCGGAGGTTCTCCTCGTAGAGATTCATCGCCGCGCCGCGCGTCCCGTCTTTCATCACCGCACGCGGACCGAGTTCCAGCCACAGTCCCATCTTCTGGGCGAATTCGCTGTCGTCGAGCACGCTCTCGACCTTCGGGCGGACCGTCCCGACAACCGACGAGAGCACGCCGTCCTCGTCCTCGGACTGAGACTGCTGGGCACCCTGGCGTTTGATCCCCTTCTGAATCTGCTTGAGTTTCTGGCCCGTGCCACGCGAGAGGTACGGCGCGTGGGGTTGCATGTAGTGGATGACCGTGCGCTCGGCGGCCTCGACGGCGTCCTGATTGGCGTAGAAGGCCTCGTTGAGGCTGTCCGGCGGGACTGTCTCCAGGTCGTCGTCCCAGCCGGACTGCCAGACGTCGATGATATTGCTGATATGCTCGGTTGCCGTCCACTCGTAGCCGGAACTGGCACCCCACTTGAGTTCGTTGAGCGGGATCCCCAGATCGTTGATGAAGGGGTTCCCGGAAAAGTACGCGAGGTCGTGCTCGCCGGTGAACGTCTTCGAGGCCCATTCGGGGGTCGAGGAGCCGATACTCGTTCGCTTTTCGAGATCGCCCTCGAGATAGTCCTCGTAGACCTCGCTGAAGACGTCGTACCGGCAGGCGTCCAGTACGAGAATGTAGTCCCAGTCCGATTCGAGGAAGTTGTGATCCGCCATCACTGGACAGTAGTTCGTGCGTGTCTATCTATGTCTTTGGATTGCAGTCGAGAAAGTGGCTGCCAGGCGATTAGGCGTAGCGTTCGAGTTCGGGTCGGTCGATCTCCTCGAGCACGTCGTCGGCGATCGAATCGAGCAGCTGTCGTCCCTCGGCGGTGACCACACGGCCGTCGTTGCCTTTCGTTTCGACGTAGCCGGCGTCCTCAAGCTGCTGGAGCCCGGTGCGGATGATCTTTCGCGAGCCGTCGCTCTGGCTCGGGGGCCGGACCTGATAGCGGTTGGAACCGCCCTTCGTGTTGCCGTAGGCGGTGGCGAGCGATCCGACACCGACGGGGCCGTCGACGGCGACCTTTCGCAGCAGGCTGGCTGTACGGCGCGACCAGAAGTCGTCCTGCTCGGGCGGGAGCTCGCGGTCGACGCCGGTGGTCGTGAACTCGATCCAGTCGGGTGCCTCGACGTCGCCGTCGTCGGCGAGTCGGTCCGCGACGGCCTCGATGAGGTCCTCCGCGGGGACATCGTACAGTGTCGTCATTGAGCGTTTATACTGCGGTCGGTCATTTAAGGACATCGTCTCACGACGGCGAGCGAGCCGACGCTCCCGTGCGAGTCAGTTTATATCGGGACCGTCCTCGGCGACGATACCGGGCGCGTTACTGGCGACGATGATGATCTCTTCGGTGATGTCTTCCATCTGGTTGGCCAGATCGTCAAAGAGGATGGCCAACTCGCGGTACATCAGCGGTTGTTCGATCGAATCGTCCGCGAAGGCCGTCGCGATCACGTCGTTTCGGATCTCGTCACACCGGCTCTCCATATCTCTGATCGCCTGAATCTCCTCGGTGAGGGAGTCCGAAGCCTCGTAGGTGCCGAGATCGCGGACGAACCGCTCGATGACCGCCTCGAGCAACTCCGTCGTGTCCGCGACCTCGGCGGCCATCCGCTGGAGCCCCTCGAAACATGCGTTGTCGTGTGCCGGTCGCATCATATCGATCTCGTGAGCGATCCGCTCGGTGATGTTCACGACGACGTCGATCGTCCGGTAGAACTCGACGAGGGCGGACTGATTGTAGTTGATGCGCGTGTTGAGTTTGCCCATGTCGATGGGGTCGGCGTTTGTGATCAACGCGACGATCGCGAGATTGCGGTCGTCACAGTCACTTTCGAAGTCCTCGATCGACTCGATGGTCTCGCTGTAGTCTTCTCCGGCGGCGTACTGCTCGAGTAGTTCGGGCAGGAGCTCGATACCTGCCTGGAAGCTGTCCAGGTAGGCATCGGTGTGCGATTCGAGTTGCTGGCTGAAACTGGCTCCCTCGGACATACGACAGGCCAGGACGGCCGCAAGTAAAGAGTATTCGACTAGAGCCCGGTCGGTTCATGGATGAACGTCGTCTTCAGCCCCCACTCCTCGAGGCGATCCTGCAGGGCCTTGACCCCGAAGGTCTCGGTCGCGTAGTGGCCGGCGAAGAAGGCGTGAATCCCGTGTTCTTTCGCGAGATGGTAGGCTTTCTGCTTGCCTTCACCGGTAATGAAGGCGTCAGCACCGCTCTCGGCGGCTTCCTCCAGCCAGTCGACGCCGCTGCCAGTGACGATCGCGATGTCCTCGATCCGATCCGGTCCGAACTCCAGCACCTGTACGCCTTCGCCGCCGTGGACGAGTTCACCCGCAAGCAAGTCGTGCAGTGCGTCGACGCTGTAGGCGTCCGGAGCGGTCCCGCGCTGGCCGACGTGGACCGGGCCGAGTTCGCCGAACGGCTCGGTGTCGGTCAGCTCCAGGAGGTCGGCCAACCCGGCCGCGTTGCCGAGCGTCTGGTGGCCGTCCAGCGGGAGATGGGCCGCATACAGCGCCAGACCGTCCTCGATCAGCGGTGCGAGTCGCCGGTAAGCCGTCCCCGTCACGCGGTCGATCCCGCCCCAGGAGATGCCGTGATGGGCGATCACGAGGTCGGCCTGGGCGTCGACGGCCTGCTCGATCGTCGAGACGGCGGCATCGACGGTGACGGCGACCCGGGCGACCTCCCGATCGGCCGGACCGACCTGGAGCCCGTTGGCGCTCGCGTCGACGTCAGCGTACTCCTCGACTGCCAGTCGTTCGTCCAGCCGTTCGGCGAGTTCACCACAGCGCATAGTCCTCGTTCAGCGTCCTGTAGTGTAGTGGTTGCGATCACGCCCGGACGAGTTCGTCGCCGCGGTCTTCGAGCACGCCGCGGTCGATCAGGGCGTCCAGGATCGCGTGTGTCGTATTCCGATCGATCCCGTAGGCGCTCCGAGCGACGACAGTGATCTCCTCGATCTCGACGGGAAACTCGCGGTTCTGCAGGAGTTTCACGACCTTGTTGTACTCGGCACGCTCGAAGCTAGCGTCGTCCTGGGAATTGCCAGCCTGCTCGTCAGTGCTGTCGGACGTGGCCTCGTCCCCGGTCACAGTTGCGCCATCGGTCGTTTCTCGATCCCCCATCGCGGCAGCGTCCGCAGCTCGATCGTCCGAGGGCGTATCACCGTCGCCGTTGATCGGTTCGACATCAGTCGCGGTCATGTGGTCCTCGTCTGTTGGTTGCTCGAGCGTCTCCAGCGGGTCGTCGTCGAGGTCGACCGAGGGGCCGTCGGTCGCCGATCCGCCGTCGATGGCGGCAGCCAGCACGTCCTCGACGACGGTGGTCAACTTCTGGCGACACGACGGACACAGGACGACTGTTCGTCCGGTCTCGATGCGGTCTGACGTGACGAGCGAGTACTCCTGGAGTTGTGCGTCGACAGCGTCCCCGCAGAAATAACACGACGCGAGTCGATCCATATCGGTAACAAACGGGCACGGACCAAAACTATGGGTGCCTGACACCGAGGAGCGATACAGGGGGCAGTCGACCGTATGCTGAGGGTTACCGATCCGCCGTCGCATCCGCGTGCGCGAAGACGAACCCGCGAGCGAGTTTCGCTCCGAGGACGGCGGCCTGGTCGTCGTCCTGGTCGTTCACTTCGACCACGTCGGCACCGACAGCGTGAGGAGCGACCGCCCGAACGACCCGCCGCATCGTGGCCGGATCGAGTCCAAACGGTTCGAGCGTCCCCGTGCCCGGTGCGAACCCGGGGTCGGCCGCGTCGATGTCGACGCTCAGGTACGCCTGTCCGTCCAGTTGCGGTTTCCAGTCAGGGACCTCGGCCGGGGGCACGACCGTCACGTCGGCCTCGGCCGCTCGGTCCCACTCGCGTTCGCTGCCGGCACGCGCGCC comes from the Halapricum desulfuricans genome and includes:
- a CDS encoding HPP family protein — encoded protein: MLGPAERVRGLRKQLSRRFHGQVRAFRRWIENTRNLVHLSVLVALPLLLGAVTALSNAIDLLPFLLFPPLASGSYTLFANPESRYASPRRFVAGLTAGAFSGWIALELALRFWYQPQPQTLAADPGAVALGLLLTGVVTWGLDIEEASAFATALLVHVTGANQFAYVLSVAASSTLVAGAFVLWRDTVYEQRANILYESTRGDDHVLVPTGGPHEDATAMLGARLAAAHDAGKVVLCDIVEDEDIAAQEQALLDGHGARTDEESDVLVPQADSAGVQPGDVHQNWADFEREPPDHSEGVDAGDISQDWDAYDERAIRDRARDRAVASSATALEARAERIETVVGVPCEVVVAAGSGSRARTIARTAKETGCDLITVPYRTGNDGPAPHIRELFRGDIDVLVHQSYDGRARWSRVLVPVRQASDVSHAMIDFATRLTGGTVSVCHCIDAERERRDAEEMLANLAETADGRVETRVARADIASFLEANASQFDLIVLGSSRDRSTASRFLSPPTYERLGDLESDIAILDRNY
- a CDS encoding NAD-binding protein, with the protein product MVWRPRARTTVWLVTVVAALSFAVGVINIASQELVLLGVYVPESVQRLAGFTGALTGFLMLVSAYGLRKRLRAAWYSTLILLPVTALQGFVQAGVLTLPLVGVPVPTSTPLIALSLVSIPLVVVSRDQYTNSWSLSTAQMAALAALVGAQIYGTVGTYALREHFPAVNTALDAFYFTLVTASTVGYGDITAATQIGQLFSMSVLVLGVASFGAAAGTLLGPALEARFAAALGQVSEAQLNMLDNHIIVMGYGELTEPILEELTTADSSYIVVTPDTDRASSLRSRDVTVLTGDPSDEQPLLDAGIERAAGALAATNNDAEDALAILTARELNPDIRIVAAATDRQNIDKLRRAGADTVISPALIGGHLLVQSALGRAEVESVADRILGTSGADVEEIAEDESSSDTDGGSRSDTDSRSRADTDGVQ
- a CDS encoding 30S ribosomal protein S19e produces the protein MTTLYDVPAEDLIEAVADRLADDGDVEAPDWIEFTTTGVDRELPPEQDDFWSRRTASLLRKVAVDGPVGVGSLATAYGNTKGGSNRYQVRPPSQSDGSRKIIRTGLQQLEDAGYVETKGNDGRVVTAEGRQLLDSIADDVLEEIDRPELERYA
- a CDS encoding DUF47 family protein, with translation MSEGASFSQQLESHTDAYLDSFQAGIELLPELLEQYAAGEDYSETIESIEDFESDCDDRNLAIVALITNADPIDMGKLNTRINYNQSALVEFYRTIDVVVNITERIAHEIDMMRPAHDNACFEGLQRMAAEVADTTELLEAVIERFVRDLGTYEASDSLTEEIQAIRDMESRCDEIRNDVIATAFADDSIEQPLMYRELAILFDDLANQMEDITEEIIIVASNAPGIVAEDGPDIN
- a CDS encoding Nif3-like dinuclear metal center hexameric protein, encoding MRCGELAERLDERLAVEEYADVDASANGLQVGPADREVARVAVTVDAAVSTIEQAVDAQADLVIAHHGISWGGIDRVTGTAYRRLAPLIEDGLALYAAHLPLDGHQTLGNAAGLADLLELTDTEPFGELGPVHVGQRGTAPDAYSVDALHDLLAGELVHGGEGVQVLEFGPDRIEDIAIVTGSGVDWLEEAAESGADAFITGEGKQKAYHLAKEHGIHAFFAGHYATETFGVKALQDRLEEWGLKTTFIHEPTGL